The DNA segment CAGCAAATCGCCCATGTGTTGCGCGAAGCGTTGAAACTGCTGCCGATGGGCGCCAATAATCTGCGCATTTTTGTCAATCCGCAGGACTTTTCCGTGGTCAAGCTGCTGCGCGAGCGTCATGAAGAGAATTGGAAGATTCTTGAAGATGACGCGCTGATGCCCGGTGGCTGCCGCATTGAAACCGAGCACAGCCGGATCGATGCCAGTGTCGAGACCCGGATCAGTCAGGCGATTGCCCGCCTGTACGATCAGATGCATGAACAGGTCGCGCATCCGGCAGCGCCTGATCTGAGCATCGAACTGCCTGATGTTGAAGTGCCGCGCAGCAGTGATATCCCCGAGCAGCCGGTCGGCGCTGACTCGCTGGCGGCGGACGAAGAGCCGGGCCATGCGCCTTGAACGCCTGAGTTTCGCCAAGCGCCTGGGCGGTTACGCCAGCGCCATCGACCTGCCGACTCAGCCCGTGGTTGAAGGCCGTCTGCTGCGCATGGTCGGCCTGACCCTGGAAGCTGAAGGTTTGCGCGCAGCGATGGGCAGCCGCTGTGTGGTCATCAACGACGACAGTCACCATCCGGTCCAGGTGGATGCCGAAGTCATGGGTTTTGCCGGTGGCAAAGTGTTCCTGATGCCGGTGGGCAGTGTGGTCGGTATTGCGCCAGGTGCGCGGGTCGTGCCGCTGGCTGACACTGGCCGGCTGCCCATGGGCATGAGCATGCTGGGTCGGGTGCTTGACGGTGCCGGTCGCCCGCTCGACGGTCGCCCGCCGGTCAAGGCTGAAGACTGGGTGCCGATGGACGGCCCGACCATCAACCCGCTCAAGCGTGACCCGATCAGTCGGCCGCTGGATGTGGGCATTCGCTGCATCAACGGTTTGTTGACGGTAGGGCGTGGTCAGCGGCTGGGGCTGTTCGCCGGTACCGGGGTGGGCAAGAGTGTGTTGCTCGGCATGATGACCCGCTTTACTGAGGCCGACATCATTGTGGTCGGGCTGATCGGTGAACGGGGTCGGGAGGTGAAGGAATTCATCGAGCACATCCTTGGCGAAGAGGGGCTCAAGCGTTCTGTGGTGGTGGCCTCACCCGCCGATGATGCACCGTTGATGCGTTTGCGGGCGGCGATGTATTGCACCCGTATCGCGGAATACTTCCGCGATCGGGGCAAGAACGTGCTGCTGCTGATGGATTCATTGACCCGTTTTGCCCAGGCCCAGCGTGAAATCGCTCTCGCCATTGGCGAGCCGCCTGCGACCAAGGGCTACCCGCCATCGGTGTTTGCCCGTTTGCCCAAACTGGTGGAGCGTGCCGGTAATGCCGAGGCCGGTGGTGGTTCGATTACCGCGTTCTATACCGTGCTGTCTGAGGGTGATGATCAGCAGGACCCGATTGCCGACTCGGCCCGTGGCGTGCTGGACGGGCATATTGTGCTGTCACGGCGCCTGGCCGAAGAGGGGCACTACCCGGCCATCGATATCGAGGCCTCCATCAGCCGGGTCATGCCGGCGGTGGTCAGCCCTGACCATATGATGCGCGCGCAATACTTCAAGCAGTTGTGGTCCCGTTATCAGCAGACCCGTGACTTGATCAGCGTCGGTGCTTATGTGGCCGGCGGTGACCGGGAAACCGACCTGGCGATTCAGTTGCAGCCGGCACTGGTGCGCTTTCAGCGCCAGGGCCTGACCGAAAGCTTCAGCATGCAGGACAGTGAGGGTGCTTTGGCGGCGGTGTTCGGTCCGGCACCGGGCGGTTGATGAGCCATGGCACAGAGTCGTGCGGCGCGCCTGGCGCCGGTTGTGGAAATGGCCGAGTCGGCAGAGCGAACCGCGGCGCAGCGCCTTGGGCATGCCCAGGGGCAGGTCAATCTGGCGCACAGCAAGCTTGAGGAGCTGGAGCAGTTTCGCCTCAACTATCAGCAGCAATGGATCGACAAGGGCAACCATGGTGTTTCAGGTCAGTGGCTGATGAACT comes from the Pseudomonas sp. StFLB209 genome and includes:
- the fliI gene encoding flagellar protein export ATPase FliI; translation: MRLERLSFAKRLGGYASAIDLPTQPVVEGRLLRMVGLTLEAEGLRAAMGSRCVVINDDSHHPVQVDAEVMGFAGGKVFLMPVGSVVGIAPGARVVPLADTGRLPMGMSMLGRVLDGAGRPLDGRPPVKAEDWVPMDGPTINPLKRDPISRPLDVGIRCINGLLTVGRGQRLGLFAGTGVGKSVLLGMMTRFTEADIIVVGLIGERGREVKEFIEHILGEEGLKRSVVVASPADDAPLMRLRAAMYCTRIAEYFRDRGKNVLLLMDSLTRFAQAQREIALAIGEPPATKGYPPSVFARLPKLVERAGNAEAGGGSITAFYTVLSEGDDQQDPIADSARGVLDGHIVLSRRLAEEGHYPAIDIEASISRVMPAVVSPDHMMRAQYFKQLWSRYQQTRDLISVGAYVAGGDRETDLAIQLQPALVRFQRQGLTESFSMQDSEGALAAVFGPAPGG